The Syntrophus gentianae genome contains the following window.
CCTGATAATATGACGACTATGGCGGATGTTGTGAAAAAGGTTATCGAGGAAGCGAGCCGATGAAAACTCAATCTGTCCACAAAATTGATTATCAAGAGCAGGGGGGAGTATCTTTTGTTCGATGGTTGGTCGATGAACTGGTGGTTCCATCGTTGTATAAACGTTTTCTCTTTTTTCTACTCTTAGACGCAGTCCTGTTTACTTTGTCCCTCTATCTTGCCTTTCTATTCCATTTCAATCATGCGGCAACAGAACACTATACTGTCTTGGCAGAGGAGGTATTACCCTTTTTTCTTGTCATTAAACTGGGGGCTTTTTATATATTCCGGGTATATGGCATGACATGGCGTTATGTGGGGATCAGGGATATGGTCAACCTGACCCTTGCACTGTTTCTGGCTGAACTGTTTCTGGCGTTCCTGAGCCATCCCGGCGTCCTTCCTTCCGAAATGGCCCTCAGCGGCCTTCCGAAACCGATCATTTTTATGGATGGTCTGGTCTCTCTTGTCCTGGCCGCAGAGTTGCGATTGTCTAAACGAATGTATCTAGAGATTCTCAGCCGTCAGGGGCGGGTTTCCCACGGGAAGACAACCCTCATTGTGGGAGCGGGCAACACGGGCGAAATGATCCTGCGGGATATGATGCGCCAGCGCTTCGCCGATTTTTATCCGATCGGTTTCCTGGATGACAGCCCGGATATGGTGGGACGCTACATCCATGGGGTAAAGGTTTTGGGGGAGACGAATAGGATGGCGGAACTGATTTCCCGGCAACCCGTGGAGGCGGTCATCATCGCTATTACATCACTCAATCATAAAAAGCTTACGATGCTTTATGAAACGGCCCGAAAGGCCGGAGTAGAGACAATCAAAGTCGTTCCCCGGCTGTATAATTTTGATCAGCCGGAAATAAATATGAAGGCCCTGGAGGACATAAGCATTGAAGACTTGATCGGTCGGCAGACTGTGACTGTCGATTTCGGAGAGATCGGGAAATTTCTGCAGGGTCGGGCCGTGATGATCACCGGGGCCGGTGGGTCCATCGGTTCGGAAATTGTCCGGCAGGTGTGTTCCTTCCGGCCCGGAAAGATCATTCTTTTTGACATCGATGAAACGGAACTCCACAATCTGGCTCTCACCTTGAATCGGCTTTTCCCTTCGCTGCGCAAGTCGATTCACTTTATTACAGGGGATGTAAAGGATGTCCTGCGGCTTCGTGAGGTTTTTTCGGAGCTTCGGCCGGAGGTCATTTTCCATGCAGCGGCATACAAGCATGTGCCGATGATGGAGTATAATCCCAAAGAAGCCGTCAAGGTAAACATCTTCGGGACCTGGAACCTTGTAAGAGCCGCCGTCGAATACGGTGTGGAGAAGTTTGTCATGATCTCGACGGACAAGGCCGTCAGACCCACCAGTGTCATGGGGGCCACAAAACGCATGGCGGAGCATCTTTGCCGGGCTTGTGACGGTCTGGGATGTGGGCCGACACGCTTTGTTTCTGTTCGCTTCGGCAATGTCCTTGGAAGCCGGGGAAGTGTTCTTCCCCTTTTTCTTGACCAGTTAAAACACGGACAGGCCCTTACCGTGACCCATCGAGAGATGAAGCGTTACTTCATGACCATTCCCGAGGCAGTGACGTTGGTGCTACAGGCTTCCGTTATCGGAAACGGCGGCGAGGTGCTCGTTCTGGACATGGGTGAACCCGTGAAGATCAGCGACCTGGCGGAAGAATTGATTCGGATCCACGGCTTGGAGCCGTACCGGGATATTGATATCAAGGTAACGGGGTTGCGACCGGGAGAAAAACTCTTTGAAGAAATCCTGACGGCGGAAGAGGGGACCGAGGCCAGTCGCCACGAAAAGATCTTTGTTGCACGCAACGGTGGAGAATATTCCTTGACGGATATTGAAAAAATCCTTATGGAATTCCACCGGGCTGTGGAAATGCCGGGCCTTTATGATGATGGGGGCGTTCGGGATCTTCTTCGGACTTATGTCAAGCATTATGAAGAAATACCGGAAAGAGCAGAAATGCTTCCATGAGATCTCAGGATGAGGAAAGACGAAATTTTTGCAAAACTGCTATCTAAAGAAAAGCTTGTGCCCAAGAAAATTTAAGATATTCGGTTAAGTGTGCTTTTAAATTTTGAAAGTTCAAAAAAAATTTCGAGTTATGTGAATATTTTTCTTTTAAATCCCTGTCATTTGTCTAATTTATCCCGACCACCTCTCCATTGCCGTTACAGCCATATTTTTTCAATAATGAGAGTCTTACACCCTGCAGAGCTTTCAGTGTTTGCCGGGAAAGTTATGAATTTCAACCTGTGCAAAGGTTTTCTTGCTGATATTGTCAATGATACTGGCGTATGGCTGTCAACCGACTGGTTTTCAAAATTTGTGTACGACTGATTAAACGGACACTGCTGTATGAACATTAAAATTCACATAACAATGTGCCATCATCGAATTGCACAAGGAAGATTGAGCGAGAAGAGGACATGAGAAAAGTGAAGAAGTGTTGCAGTGAGCAGGAGCAGTCATCATGAAAGAACCGTTGCCGATTTCGATCGATACCAGTAGTGAAATAAGTGAAGACGAGATTAGTCTTCTTGATGTATGGAGGGTGATCTGGAAAAGGCGAAAGTTCATTAGCCTTTTTGTAATTGCTTTCGTATTTTTTACCATAACATGGTCGTTATTCATGAAGAACATCTATCAGTCAAAGGCGGTTATCATCCCCGTAGTCGCCAAGGATAGCGGTGGGACAGGGGGGACACTGTCTGCCCTGGCATCACAGTTCGGCAGCATGCCTGGTATTTCCCTTCCTGGATCGGCTTCCGCAACAGAGATCGTCAGTCTACTTGATTCTAACATCCTCCGGGAGAAGGTTGTTGAGCGATATCGGTTGATGCCGATTCTTTTCTATGAACAATGGAACAGTCAGAAAAAGGAATGGATACGTGATCAAGGGGTCATTTCTACCTTGCGTCGATGGTTATCGAATCTTGTAAAGGCAGTTGGACCATCCGATCCGAAAGCCGCCCATTCAAATAACGAGGAAGGCATTCCCCAACTCTGGGATGCCCTTCGCCTTTTAGATCATATTGTCCAAATCGATAATAACGTAAAAGAGAATACGATTACCCTGACTGTAGACTATGAAGATCCTGAGATTGCTGCGAAGCTGGTTGGATACTTCCTCGATACGCTGACGATGCACATGAGTGCAGAGGCGAAACGGGTAGCCTTGATCAACCGGACCTATCTGGAACAACAGCTTCAGGTAACGGCGGATCCTCTCCTGCGGCAGAAAATCTATGCCCTCATGGCCCAGCAGGTGGAAACAGCCATGATGGCGGAAGTCAAGGAAAATTTTGCCTTCAAGGTCATTGATCCGCCAAAAGTTCCTGACAGGAAAATCAAACCGAAACGGGCGCTCATGGTGGTGCTGTCTTT
Protein-coding sequences here:
- a CDS encoding Wzz/FepE/Etk N-terminal domain-containing protein, which codes for MKEPLPISIDTSSEISEDEISLLDVWRVIWKRRKFISLFVIAFVFFTITWSLFMKNIYQSKAVIIPVVAKDSGGTGGTLSALASQFGSMPGISLPGSASATEIVSLLDSNILREKVVERYRLMPILFYEQWNSQKKEWIRDQGVISTLRRWLSNLVKAVGPSDPKAAHSNNEEGIPQLWDALRLLDHIVQIDNNVKENTITLTVDYEDPEIAAKLVGYFLDTLTMHMSAEAKRVALINRTYLEQQLQVTADPLLRQKIYALMAQQVETAMMAEVKENFAFKVIDPPKVPDRKIKPKRALMVVLSFFVALFVGVLAAFFMEYLERVRNSSQVKESEKVRGDGQ
- a CDS encoding polysaccharide biosynthesis protein; translation: MTWRYVGIRDMVNLTLALFLAELFLAFLSHPGVLPSEMALSGLPKPIIFMDGLVSLVLAAELRLSKRMYLEILSRQGRVSHGKTTLIVGAGNTGEMILRDMMRQRFADFYPIGFLDDSPDMVGRYIHGVKVLGETNRMAELISRQPVEAVIIAITSLNHKKLTMLYETARKAGVETIKVVPRLYNFDQPEINMKALEDISIEDLIGRQTVTVDFGEIGKFLQGRAVMITGAGGSIGSEIVRQVCSFRPGKIILFDIDETELHNLALTLNRLFPSLRKSIHFITGDVKDVLRLREVFSELRPEVIFHAAAYKHVPMMEYNPKEAVKVNIFGTWNLVRAAVEYGVEKFVMISTDKAVRPTSVMGATKRMAEHLCRACDGLGCGPTRFVSVRFGNVLGSRGSVLPLFLDQLKHGQALTVTHREMKRYFMTIPEAVTLVLQASVIGNGGEVLVLDMGEPVKISDLAEELIRIHGLEPYRDIDIKVTGLRPGEKLFEEILTAEEGTEASRHEKIFVARNGGEYSLTDIEKILMEFHRAVEMPGLYDDGGVRDLLRTYVKHYEEIPERAEMLP